The following are from one region of the Mauremys reevesii isolate NIE-2019 linkage group 2, ASM1616193v1, whole genome shotgun sequence genome:
- the LOC120398420 gene encoding uncharacterized protein LOC120398420, producing the protein MREQQRLGLRQQRGRWTPLLFSRTPRDSEDEEEEERVDVATEEAALKNIRDQLQGREKVQDEAQQLMFLHAIHPVCLAAKQRGQDMLELQCCKAAVMERIVDLHRVLPELLDAILGKLLAESPDTDRFHYILEHINYWIVSRVSQERARSFRNSTALLRFTITLPKFDVFSKFFSEGQRRFFLHTEGSAGHPRPAAVCQPGWAAPHLLPRGGSPATDGGQAGGRHGQSDGPGPEALQGLCL; encoded by the exons ATGAGAGAGCAGCAGCGCCTGGGACTCAGACAGCAGCGAGGCCGATGGACGCCGCTGCTTTTTTCCAG GACCCCCAGGGACTCagaggacgaggaggaggaggaaagggtgGACGTGGCCACAGAGGAGGCTGCTCTCAAAAACATCCGAGACCAACTCCAGGGCCGAGAAAAG GTGCAGGATGAGGCCCAGCAGCTCATGTTCCTGCACGCCATCCACCCTGTGTGTCTCGCGGCAAAGCAGAGAGGGCAGGACATGTtggagctgcagtgctgcaaggcggctgtgatggagaggattgtg gatctgcatagggtcttgccagagctcctggatgcCATTCTGGGGAAGCTATTGGCAGAGTCCCCAGACACCGACAGGTTCCACTACATCTTGGAG CACATTAACTACTGGATCGTGTCCAGGGTGTCGCAGGAGAGAGCCAGGTCCTTTAGGAACAGCACGGCCCTGCTCAGATTCACCATCACCCTTCCTaagtttgac gtcttcAGCAAGTTCTTCTCAGAGGGGCAGAGAAGATTCTTCCTCCATACGGAGGGCAGTGCTGGCCATCCACGACCCGCTGCTGTgtgtcagccaggctgggctgctcctcacCTGCTCCCTCGTGGGGGAAGCCCAGCAACTGATGGGGGACAAG CAGGAGGACGTCACGGCCAAAGTGATGGGCCAGGGCCTGAGgcactgcaggggctgtgcctcTGA